GCGTTCGACCGGCCCGGCGCCGACCGCTGGCGCGGGTACGCCGACCGGCTGGCCGGGAAGTTCCGGGCCACGTTCTGGGTGGACGGCCGGCACGGCCCCCAGCCGGCCCTGGCCCTAGACCGGGACAAGCGCCCGGTCGACTCACTGACCAGCAACATCGGCCATCTGCTCGGCACCGGGCTGCTGTCGGCGGACGAGTCGGCGCAGGTGGCGGCGCTGCTCACCAGCGACGCGCTGGCCGGCGGGTTCGGGCTGCGCACCATGTCCACCGACGACGCCGGCTTCAGCCCGCTGTCGTACCACTGCGGGTCGATCTGGACGCACGACACCGCGATCGTCCTCGCCGGGCTGGCCCGGGCCGGCTTCGCCGACGCCGCGCTCGGCCTGGCCGAGGGGCTGCTCGCCGCCGCCGAGGCGTTCGACTACCGGCTGCCCGAGCTGTACGGCGGGGACGACCGCGCGGTGGTCGGCCGCCCGGTGCCGTACCCGGCGGCCTGCCGGCCGCAGGCCTGGTCGGCGGCGGCCGCGGTCATGCTCCTCCAGGCCGGTGTCGGGCTCTACCCCGACGTGCCCGCCGGCCGGGTGACGGTACGACCGCTGGCCGGCCCGGAGCTGGGCGCGCTCGCCGTCGACCGGTTCCGCGTCGCCGGCACCCCGGTCGACGTCCACGTCGACCGCTCCGGCCACCCGACGGTCACCGGCCTCGCGGCCGGCCTGACCCTGACCGTGGACGCCCGACCGACCGGCGGCCCGGTCCCCTCCCCCCGCCGGGGTCAGGAGGCCGGCGACAGTTCGGCGACGACCTCGTCGCCCTCCATCGCGCCGGTGGGAACGAAGCCCATGGACTCGTAGAGGCGGGCGGCGGCGGTGTTGTCCGGGTGGTACGACAGCCGGACGGGGTGGCCGCCGTCCTGCGCCGCGAGCCAGTCAGCCAGGGTGCGGACGGCGGCCCGCCCCACGCCCCGGTCCTGCTCCGCGGCGTCGATCACCAGGCCGCCGATCCAGCGGGAGCCGTCGTCGTCCACGCCCCACATGACGTGCCCGACCACCGCCTCGTCGGCGACCACGGCCAGCGAGGTCCAGACGTCCGAGCGCATGGTCAGCACCAGGTACCGGGCGGCCAGGGCGGGCACCCAGTCCCGCTGGTCGTCGCGGGGAGCGACGTCGGCGACGGCCCGCCAGTTCCCGTCGTCCACCGACCGCAGGGTGACGTGGCGGCCGGCGCGGTCGCGCAACCCGGCATCGATCATCGGAGCAGCCTAGGCGGTCGCCCGCGCGCGGGCGACCGCTTTCGGCCGGCGCCGCCGGCGGAGATTCAGCCGGCGCGGGCGTCGAGGTACGGCCGGGGGTCGCCCGCGCCCAGGTCGGTGATGCCGGCGGTGTGCAGGGCGCCGATGGCCAGCGTCCGGCGGACCGCCGCGAAGGTGATCACATGGCCGATGGTGCCGCCCAGGGTGTGGGTGGTCGGCGGCGTGCAGGTGGTGTCGACGAAGGTGTCGCCGAGGGTGCCGTCGGCCAGCGTCCGCGCGACGAAGGCCCGATAGTCCCGACCGGCCGCCGCGTGCCGGGCCGCCAGCCCTTCGATCGACTGATCGCTCTCGTCCGGCCAGTCGCCGCCACGCAGCGCCGAGAGCCAGTGCTCCTCCTGGGTCACCATCGCGTTGATCAGCGAACGGAGGGTGGGCCGGTCGTCGATCGTCTCCACCGAGACGGTGACCGGCCGGTCGAGGATCTCCTCGCCCAGCCCGGCGGCCCGGTCGATGACCGCGGTCAGGGTCTCGACGTGGTGGTCGACCAGATGCTGCAGCACGTTCATTGGGGTCTCCTGGTGCGCGGCCGGCAGCCGCAGGCCGCCGGGAGGTTGGAAGTGGACACCACTGGGACAGGGCAGCTCCAGCTCCCGAAAGGTGAGCGGTCGGCGCCGTCGCACGGCGGTGGGAACCCGGCCGTACGCCCGCAGGAACGCGCGGGTGAACGCCTCGTGCGAGCCGTACCCGGCCTCGACCGCGATGTCCAGGACGGTGCGGTCGGTGGTGATGAGCCGGTGGGCCGCCCGCTCGAGCAGCAGCCGCCGCCGCAGCGCGCCGGGGGGCTCCCCGGTCGCCGCGGCGATCAGCCGGTCGAAGTGGAACCGGGAGAGATGGGCCCGGGCCGCGAGATCGACCGGGCTGATCGCCGGGTCGTCGAGACCGGTCTGCACCCAGTCGAGGATGCTGGTCAGCCCGTCCGTCGTGGTCATGGCTCCAGCGTGCACCGTGGACCCGGTCCGGTGCTTGATCGCCGTTGCGCACCTGCTGCCCGGCCGCGGCCGGGCAACGGTGCGGAGTCAGTCGAGCAGCGCATCCAGGCCGACGGTCAGGCCCGGGCGGTGGCGCACCGCGCGGACGGCCAGCAGCACGCCGGGCATGAAGGAGGCGCGGTCGTACGAGTCGTGCCGGATGGTCAGCGTCTCCCCGGTGGTGCCGAGCAGCACCTCCTGATGGGCGACCAGCCCGGTGGCCCGGACCGCGTGGACACGTATCCCGTCGATCTCGGCGCCCCGCGCGCCCGGCACCTCGTCCTTGGTGGCGTCCGGCACGGGGCCGAGGCCGGCCTCGGCGCGGGCGGCCGCGATCCGCCGCGCGGTGTGCGTCGCCGTGCCGCTCGGGGCGTCCAGCTTGCGTGGGTGATGCTGCTCGATGATCTCGACCGACTCGAAGTGCTGGGCCGCACGGGCGGCGAACTGCATCATCAGCACTGCACCGATGCCGAAGTTGGGGGCGATCACCACGCCCACGCCGGGCTTGCGCTCCAGCCAGCCGCGCACCCGCTCCAGCCGCTGCTCGGTGAAGCCGGTGGTGCCCACCACGACGTTGATGCCCTGGTCGATACACCAGTGCAGGTTGTCCATGACGGCGTCCGGGGTGGTGAAGTCGACGACCACCTCGGCGCCCGCGTCGGAGGCGTTGAACAGCCAGTCGCCCTGGTCGATCATCGCCACCAGGTCCATGTCGGTGGCCGCGTCGACCGCCTTGCAGACCTCCATGCCCATCCGGCCGCGGGCCCCCAGCACGCCGACCCGGATCGGCTCGGCCGGGCCCTTCTCCTGCTCGTCAGTCACGGGGCACAACCTATCCCAATCGGGACGGGGTCACCCGCCGGGACCATGCCCGTCCCACGGACGACCATGATCGACTCCGGTTGCGGCAACCCGCGACATGCCGCATCCCACCGGCCCGCGGGCCGGGACACGGAGTCAGCCGGTGAAGTCGTTCTCCCCGAACGGGCCGACCACAGCCAGGGACATCGGCCGGCTGAGCAGCTCGGCGGCGAGGGCGTTGACGTCGTCGAGGGTCACCGCGTCGACCCGCGCGAGCAGCTCGTCCACCGGCATCAGGTCGCCGTAGAGCAGCTCCCCCTTGGCCAGTCGGCTCATCCGCGACCCGGTGTCCTCCAGGCCCAGCACGAAGGAACCCTTCGACATGCCCTTGCCCCGGGCCAGCTCGTCGGCGGTTATCCCGTCGGCGGCCACCCGGCGCAGCTCGGCGCGGGTCAGCTCCAGCACCTCGTCCACCTTGCCCGGGGCGCAGCCGGCGTAGACCGCGAAGAGGCCGCTGTCGGCGTACTGGCTGGCGTAGGAGTAGACCGAGTAGGCCAGGCCGCGCCGCTCCCGGATCTCCTGGAACAGCCGGCTCGACATCCCGCCGCCGAGGACGTTGTTCAGCACGCCGAGGGCGAAGCGTCGCTCGTCGGTGCGGTCGATGCCGGGGCAGCCGAGGATGACGTGCGCCTGCTCGGTCTCCTTCGGCTCGACCAGGGTGGTGGCCGGCTTCGTGCGTACCGCCGGGGTGGCCGGGCGGTGCGGGGCCGGCGTGGCCGGGTCGGCGTCCAGCGGGGTGCCGCGCAGGGCCTGGCGGACCAGCTTGACCACGGCGGCGTGGTCGAGGTTGCCGGCCGCGGCGATGACGATCTGCGGCGGGGTGTAGCGACGCCGGTAGAAGCTCTGGATCTGCCGCCGGGTCATCGGGGTGACCGTCTCCTCGGTGCCGGAGATCAGCCGGCCGAGAGGATGGTCACCGTAGACGGCCCGGGCGAACAGGTCGTGCACCTCGTCCCCGGGCTCGTCGTCGTGCATGGCGATCTCTTCGAGGATGACGCCCCGCTCGGTCTCCACGTCGGCCGGTTCCAGCACCGAGTCGGCGACCGCGTCGCACATCACGTCGATGGCCAGCGGCAGGTCCTCGTCGAGCACCCGGGCGTAGTAGCAGGTGTATTCCTTGGTGGTGAAGGCGTTGGTCTCGCCGCCCACCGCCTCGATCTCCGAGGAGATCTCCAGCGCGCTCCGCTTCCTGGTGCCCTTGAACAGCAGGTGCTCCAGGAAGTGGGCCGCGCCGGCCTGCGGCCCGGTCTCGTCGCGGGAGCCGACCGCCACCCAGATGCCGAAGGAGACGCTGCGCATCGCCGGGATCGCCTCGGTCAGCACGCGCAGACCGCTGGGCAGCACGGTACGGCGTACCGTGCCACCCAGCGGGTCGTCACTCAGGGTGCGGGTGACCGCCCGGGCCGACCCACCGGCGCGTCCGGGCTGCGACCCGGTGGCGTGCCGGACGGTGCCGGACGGCGCCACCCCCCGTCGACCCGCAGGAAAAGACGAACGCTGGGCCCGACTCACGGAAACCTGCTCTCACTTCGACGAGGGGTGGGTGGTGCGGTGTCACAAGCCGGCCGGGTGGGGACGACGTCCCCACCCGGCCGGTCACTGCTCAGCTGTGGCGGGTCCGACGGCGCGGACGCTCGCCGCCCTCGCCACCCTCGCCGCCGCCCGGGCCGCGCTCGCCGCGCTCCGGGCCCCGGCTGCCGCGCTCGCGGTCCCGGTCGCCGCGGTCCCGCGGGCCACGGTCGCCACCGCGGCCGGCCGGACGCTCGCCACCCTCGGCCTCACCGGCGGCCGGCGCCTCGGCGCCCTCCGGGCGGACCTTGTCCAGGTAGATCTTGCCGCGGGCGTCGATATCCGCGATCTCCACCTCGACCCGGTCGCCGACGTTGAGGAAGTCCTCGACCTTTTCGACCCGCTTGCCGTCGCCCACCTTGGAGATGTGCAGCAGGCCGTCGCGGCCCGGCAGGAGCGAGATGAATGCGCCGAACGCGGCGGTCTTGACCACCGTGCCGAGGAACCGCTCCCCCACCTTCGGCAAGGTCGGGTTGGCGATGCCGTTGATCCGGTCCACCGCCGCCTGGGCGGACGGGCCGTTGGTGGCGCCGACGTAGATCGTGCCGTCGTCCTCGATGGAGATCTCGGCGCCGGTCTCGTCCTGGATGGCGTTGATGGTCTGCCCCTTCGGGCCGATCACCATGCCGATCTTGTCCACCGGGATCTTGACGGTGGTGACCCGCGGCGCGAACTCCGACATCTCGGCCGGCGCCTCGATGGCCCGCTTCATCACGTCGAGGATGGTCTGCCGAGCCTCGTTCGCCTGCTGCAGCGCGGCGGCCAGCACGTCCGACGGGATGCCGTTGAGCTTGGTGTCGAGCTGGAGTGCGGTGACGAACTCCGGCGTACCGGCGACCTTGAAGTCCATGTCACCGAACGCGTCCTCGGCGCCGAGGATGTCGGTCAGCGTCACGTACTGGGTCTTGCCGTCCACCTCGTCGGAGATGAGACCCATGGCGATGCCGGCGACCGGCGCCTTCAGCGGCACACCGGCGCTGAGCAGGCCCAGCGTCGAGGCGCAGACCGAACCCATCGAGGTGGAGCCGTTGGAGCCGAGCGCCTCGGAGACCTGCCGGATGGCGTACGGGAACTCCTCGCGCGACGGCAGCACCGGGATCAGCGCCCGCTCCGCGAGGGCGCCGTGGCCGATCTCGCGCCGCTTCGGCGAGCCGACCCGACCGGTCTCACCGGTCGAGTACGGCGGGAAGTTGTAGTTGTGCATGTAGCGCTTGCGGTTCTCCGGAGAGAGGGTGTCGATCATCTGCTCCATGCGCAGCATGTTCAGCGTGGTGACGCCCAGGATCTGGGTCTCGCCCCGCTCGAACAGCGCCGAGCCGTGCACCCGCGGCAGCACGCCGACCTCGGCGGTCAGCGGACGGATGTCGCGCGGGCCGCGGCCGTCGATGCGGACCTGCTCGCGCAGCACTCGGTTGCGCACCTCGGACTTGGTGAGCGACCGGAAGGCGGCGCTCAACTCCTTCTCCCGGCCCTCGAAGCGCGGGCCGAGCTCCGCGGCGACCTTGGCCTTGACCCGGTCCAGGGCCTCCTCGCGGTCCGCCTTGCCGGCGATCTTCAGGGCCTCAGCGACCTCAGCGCGGGTCAGATCGGCCACCGCGTCGTACGCGTCATCCTGGTAGTCCAGGAAGACCGGGAACTCGGCGACCGGCTTGGCGGCCACCTCGGCCAGCTCACTCTGCGCGCGGCACAGCTCGCGGATCGCCGGCTTGGCGGCCTCCAGGCCGCTGGCCACGATCTCCTCGGTCGGCGCGGTGGCGCCGGCCGCGATCAGGGCCACGGCGTGCGGCGTCGCCTCCGCCTCGACCATCATGATCGCGACGTCGCCGTCGGCGAGCGCCCGGCCGGCCACGACCATGTCGAAGGTGGCCCGGGCCAGCTCCTCCAGGGTCGGGAAGGCGACCCACTGGCCGTCGATGTGCGCGACCCGGGTCGCGCCGATCGGGCCGGAGAAGGGCAGGCCGGAGAGCTTGGTCGACATCGAGGCGGCGTTGATCGCCACCACGTCGTACGGGTGCTGCGGGTCGAGCGCGAGGATGGTCTCGACGACCTGGACCTCGTTGCGCAGGCCCTTGACGAACGACGGGCGCAGCGGCCGGTCGATCAGCCGGCAGGTGAGGATGGCGTCCTCGCTGGGGCGACCCTCGCGGCGGAAGAACGAGCCGGGGATCCGGCCCGCGGCGTACATCCGCTCCTCGACGTCGACGGTCAGCGGGAAGAAGTCGAACT
The window above is part of the Micromonospora inositola genome. Proteins encoded here:
- a CDS encoding GNAT family N-acetyltransferase produces the protein MIDAGLRDRAGRHVTLRSVDDGNWRAVADVAPRDDQRDWVPALAARYLVLTMRSDVWTSLAVVADEAVVGHVMWGVDDDGSRWIGGLVIDAAEQDRGVGRAAVRTLADWLAAQDGGHPVRLSYHPDNTAAARLYESMGFVPTGAMEGDEVVAELSPAS
- a CDS encoding M16 family metallopeptidase, with the translated sequence MAPSGTVRHATGSQPGRAGGSARAVTRTLSDDPLGGTVRRTVLPSGLRVLTEAIPAMRSVSFGIWVAVGSRDETGPQAGAAHFLEHLLFKGTRKRSALEISSEIEAVGGETNAFTTKEYTCYYARVLDEDLPLAIDVMCDAVADSVLEPADVETERGVILEEIAMHDDEPGDEVHDLFARAVYGDHPLGRLISGTEETVTPMTRRQIQSFYRRRYTPPQIVIAAAGNLDHAAVVKLVRQALRGTPLDADPATPAPHRPATPAVRTKPATTLVEPKETEQAHVILGCPGIDRTDERRFALGVLNNVLGGGMSSRLFQEIRERRGLAYSVYSYASQYADSGLFAVYAGCAPGKVDEVLELTRAELRRVAADGITADELARGKGMSKGSFVLGLEDTGSRMSRLAKGELLYGDLMPVDELLARVDAVTLDDVNALAAELLSRPMSLAVVGPFGENDFTG
- a CDS encoding polyribonucleotide nucleotidyltransferase, which produces MTETNLGTESRTAVIDNGSFGTREITFSTGRLARQAAGSVVAQLGETVVLSATTAGKQPKEQFDFFPLTVDVEERMYAAGRIPGSFFRREGRPSEDAILTCRLIDRPLRPSFVKGLRNEVQVVETILALDPQHPYDVVAINAASMSTKLSGLPFSGPIGATRVAHIDGQWVAFPTLEELARATFDMVVAGRALADGDVAIMMVEAEATPHAVALIAAGATAPTEEIVASGLEAAKPAIRELCRAQSELAEVAAKPVAEFPVFLDYQDDAYDAVADLTRAEVAEALKIAGKADREEALDRVKAKVAAELGPRFEGREKELSAAFRSLTKSEVRNRVLREQVRIDGRGPRDIRPLTAEVGVLPRVHGSALFERGETQILGVTTLNMLRMEQMIDTLSPENRKRYMHNYNFPPYSTGETGRVGSPKRREIGHGALAERALIPVLPSREEFPYAIRQVSEALGSNGSTSMGSVCASTLGLLSAGVPLKAPVAGIAMGLISDEVDGKTQYVTLTDILGAEDAFGDMDFKVAGTPEFVTALQLDTKLNGIPSDVLAAALQQANEARQTILDVMKRAIEAPAEMSEFAPRVTTVKIPVDKIGMVIGPKGQTINAIQDETGAEISIEDDGTIYVGATNGPSAQAAVDRINGIANPTLPKVGERFLGTVVKTAAFGAFISLLPGRDGLLHISKVGDGKRVEKVEDFLNVGDRVEVEIADIDARGKIYLDKVRPEGAEAPAAGEAEGGERPAGRGGDRGPRDRGDRDRERGSRGPERGERGPGGGEGGEGGERPRRRTRHS
- a CDS encoding helix-turn-helix domain-containing protein, whose product is MTTTDGLTSILDWVQTGLDDPAISPVDLAARAHLSRFHFDRLIAAATGEPPGALRRRLLLERAAHRLITTDRTVLDIAVEAGYGSHEAFTRAFLRAYGRVPTAVRRRRPLTFRELELPCPSGVHFQPPGGLRLPAAHQETPMNVLQHLVDHHVETLTAVIDRAAGLGEEILDRPVTVSVETIDDRPTLRSLINAMVTQEEHWLSALRGGDWPDESDQSIEGLAARHAAAGRDYRAFVARTLADGTLGDTFVDTTCTPPTTHTLGGTIGHVITFAAVRRTLAIGALHTAGITDLGAGDPRPYLDARAG
- the dapB gene encoding 4-hydroxy-tetrahydrodipicolinate reductase codes for the protein MTDEQEKGPAEPIRVGVLGARGRMGMEVCKAVDAATDMDLVAMIDQGDWLFNASDAGAEVVVDFTTPDAVMDNLHWCIDQGINVVVGTTGFTEQRLERVRGWLERKPGVGVVIAPNFGIGAVLMMQFAARAAQHFESVEIIEQHHPRKLDAPSGTATHTARRIAAARAEAGLGPVPDATKDEVPGARGAEIDGIRVHAVRATGLVAHQEVLLGTTGETLTIRHDSYDRASFMPGVLLAVRAVRHRPGLTVGLDALLD